GAAGTATTTTGTCTGTCAGAATTAATGAGGCTTGTCTGTCATCAAGCACAGACATCTGAAGTGTTGGGCTACCTGAGGCATGAATCGATATTTATTAGCTATTAATAGTGTACTCAGTATAATGGTTACAGTTAATCTAGTAAATTCTTAATCTCAACCTGCTTGCTCTGGACACTGTTGTCTGGAGCAAAATCTATTTGAAAGAACAATAAGTGATAATTAACtttgaaatggggaaaaagataACTGAATCCATAGTATAAATGGTCTTTATTGGCCTTTTTAACTAaggggtttttccccccccctcagAGTTTTAGCCTTAATAGAATTTCTTTGAGAAATCAGTTTAGtcaggatttaattttaaaataggcaGGGCGTGTTAAAATTCATTGGGTAGGAGCTAACTGATAGTAGCACAAGGACATAACAGTAATAGATTCCTCTGCTGATAGCCGCTGCCTGCTCACCTCTGAGCTTGGGGAAATGTTGGAGAGGCATTTAAAGTTCTAAGTGCAATGGCAGTACAGTGTTCCTGTATCTGCATTCTCTCCTGGATTTGTAGTTTTGAGGAACTGGAATAATGGTGTGAGGGGAATCCTCTCCTATAGTCTGTCCCATTCTCTTGCTAATGTTCAGTCTCTGAAAGCTTCAGAAATATGTTAGTGGCTTttaacaaataacatttttttctcctttctcaccAGGCCGACTTAATATTACTTACCCGATGCTGTTTAAGCTGACCAATAAAAATTCAGACCGAATGACGCACTGCGGAGTGCTTGAATTTGTGGCTGATGAGGGCATATGTTACCTTCCGCACTGGGTGAGTTGTCTCATGCTGAACTGTCAAAACCTGAAGAGTGGGATTAGTGAGTTGCCAGCTTAATATTAAAGAGGCGGAATGTTTCCTGAAAGGGCGTGTCTTTGCTAGTCATGTTCctgcaacagctttcagtcacAGCTCAGGTTTCCCTCCATGAGAGTTTAACCAAGTAAGCAaagcaaactgctttttaaGATGGACCTGACTGTTCTTCCTGAAATTAAACCATGGTAAACTGGTGCATTTCAAGGAAGATGGTGGCCCCAGCGAAAATGGGTATACGCaaggaaagaatttaaaacatcCGTCATGTCAATAGTGGtttgtatatttgttttaattcttgcaGATGATGCAGAACTTGCTGCTGGAAGAGGGAGGCCTGGTGCAAGTGGAGAGTGTTAATCTTCAAGTTGCTACTTACTCAAAATTTCAGCCACAGAGTCCAGATTTTCTTGACATCACCAATCCCAAAGCTGTGTATCCTTCCTGTTCAGTTATGGAGCAGGGGACAAAAGTTTAACCCAAATTGGAATGATGAAGCAGAGCTAGCTTTTCAGTGCGGCTCGTACTCTTCCAGTAGTAGGTAACTACTGCTGCTCCTTCTGAAAACTAAAAGGATGCAGAGCTTATGTACAGAGGTGTTGCCAACTGCTGGCACACAGTGTAGCCTGGAGTGAAGAAGCATGAGTCTTGGCTTAAAGTCCAGTGAGTTTAAGTGTCCCTTAGAAGAACTTGTACGCCCCAATGTTTACTAAAAGGCTGTCTACAGTACCGATGACTTTTAAACCAGGTTTGAGAGGCCAGAGTTTTATAACATATTAAGTTTAAAGCTTTGATGTTGtgttgaaaacaaatgtttcatcTTAACATACTCCAAAGATTAGAAAATGCATTGAGAAACTTCGCTTGTCTAACTACTGGGGATGTTATTGCCATCAACTACAATGAAAAGGTACAGTATACAACAGCAATCCATGCAAGTTTTGTTTGGATACCATCAATTCGAGGAAATAAATTCTACCCCATGTTAAAAAGTACACTGTATTTCAGTAGATTGTGACCACATAAGTACTTTGACCACATCCTGTGAATAGATTTTATAGATGAGTATTTGGCAGCACATGAGCACATTTGATCACCTGGGGTTGTACACTAAGCTCAGTTGTTGGATGTTGGTGCTAAAACAaccagcacagagctgtgcGGTACTGTTGACAAGTAATCCCAGATGGTAGATTTTGCAATCGGCTTTCTATTGGAGAAAAAAGGGGTCAGTTAAGTCTTTTCCTGAGCTGCTGTTTAGACTGGTTTTTGACTCGCGAGAAAGTAAGTTTGTGTGCCGTTGATGTTTTTACAAGTCAAGGGACAGAATTTATCCTGaatttgtaatttgttttcaaaaatgcagATTAAGGTACAGTAAGAGTGCAGCAAGGTACAGTAAAAGGTAGGTTCTCAAGCTCCAGCATATAGCAGTCTTCTAAGTTAAAAATCTTTGCTCTCAATTTCTGTAGAGATCCTGCAGTAGCCAGTCCTCAACCTAAAGAGCACTTATTTCAATTTTCTTGAAGCTATCTGAAGGGAAAGACTTAGATATGCTTTTCTTATACATAACTTGAGCTCTTTAATGTGCaatcttaaaatattcattactgTTTCAGATCTATGAGCTTCGGGTAATGGAGACCAAACCGGATAAGGCTGTGTCCATCATAGAATGCGATATGAACGTAAGTTAAAGTGATGTGGAAGGTCTGGTTTTACTTTGTCCTCCCAAAAAGAGAGGGCATCTCGTTCGGTGATAGCACCGTGCACCAAGCACCTCTGACgctgcaggaaaaataaaatcagatggGATAGGGAAGATGACTCATTGGAGGGTACCTCATGTACCTTTGTGACCACATCTGTGGTCTCGAGCTGCACTTCATGTACCATCAGGTGACTGTAGTGCCTAGAATTTACTGTTCAGCTTCATTTAGTGTTTTATAATCTGAGTTTTATTTAACAGCCTTGTCTTGATTCAAACTCCAGTGATATTGTGGGGTGCTGTTTTACTGTTCTGTTTCAATTACGTGCTAAGACTCATTCCTGGAAGGCTTAGTCTTTTTAGTTCTGAGTTAAAATGTTTAACAAGCAAACCTCAGTTCTTTCTAGATCAAAATGGAGTGATAGTTTGTGGAGTTTTGAGGAATAGTAATATAAAGCTTATGAGTAAAAGAAATGTATCAGTCATGCGTATTTTCATGCTTCTTGTGTAAATAGGTGGATTTTGATGCTCCTTTGGGGTACAAAGAACCAGAAAGAAGTGCACAACACGAGGAGACCACAGTAGGTTAagcttctgttctttaaaaacatattccCTAGAAGTCAGCCTTGCTTGTGATGGAGCAGTGAGCACCAACATAAATTTTTTTCCCGAAACAATTTCTTAAGACTAAACTTCACTTACCAGACGCTTTTGCTTGTGTTACTTAGGAGGTAGTTGTTTGTCCACTGTTGATTTTGGAAAGGGATTGTTCTGAAGTTTTGTTTGGTCAGACATATGTGGAACTCTTTTCATGTGTTCTGCATATCACAACATGAACACAATGAACCaacttgttttttccctcaCAGGATGTTGAAGCAGACCATAGTGGTTATGTGAGTGACATAGGATTTCGTGTAAGTCCCCTATTTCTGCTGGTTTCTCTATGTTGTAGAATGGTGAGGGAAGGTTGTGCCAAACAACTGCAAAACACTAGTACCTGTTCTTAGAGGTGCTTGTTGTTTGACTGGCAAGTATCTGCAAATGTTTTGTGGTGCTTACAGCCAGCAACAGCGTGACTTGCTGTCCTTAAAAGGGCAGTCTATAAATGGGAGACGGAAACATGCTCCTGTACCCAGGGTTCATCAGCTCATATGTACCAAAAAGGAACATGCCGAATcaaatcattaaataaaaatgatagtAAGACTTTACAGAATATAGTATCCCTGTGCAGTGGGCTTTCAAATACCAGATACAGTTACATTAAAACTCGTTGTGTATACATAGGCGTTCTCTGGTTCTGGGAACAGATTGGATGGCAAGAAGAAAGGTGTTGAGCCTAGTCCATCGCCAATTAAACCAGGAGACATTCGAAGGTATGTCTGTTTCATTCAGTTGTCAGCACCTGAAGGATCAGTGTTGGAGcggaggttttgtttgttgtttttttttttctgctcctgcaATATAAAGAAGCTAATTTCCTCATAAGtttgcatttagaaaacaaatagtCCAATCTTCTAAACTGACTGTGAGGTCCCTGACTACTTAAGATGCAGATCCTAAGTTAATTGTTGCCAAAACTCACTCGCGCAACTCTGGTTCTATAGAAGACAAGCGGGGAAAGGCAGCAGGTCTAAATGGGGCTGGTGGGCTGGATCGAGTGATGCACAGAGCAGAACCCTGCCAATTTTCTAGAGTGAAGTTTGGCGTAAAGTGAAGTCTTTTTTTGAGTTGGGTGGATAACCAAAGCCAAGCCatgtgtgggtttgggtttggttggttttttttttccttagaaggAAACTTAGAAAATTTGGACTTAGTGGAAGTGTGCAGGGATGTGGTTCCTGGGTGTTCTGTCATTTACGCCTGTCACAAAACGACTTGAACCCTTGTGGAAAAGCATGTCCATGGCCCTGTGGAAACCACAAGCGTGGTTTTGTGGAAACGTGCCCACAGGCAAGGTCCTACAGCAGCTCCGGTATCTGATTATTTACTTCACGCAGTGTATGCCTACCTTCAGAAAACAATTCAGTGGTTTAACTCTAGAATTATTTGGTAACAAAAATTTGCAGGCAGTGTAGGTATGATACTGACAGACATCAAATAGGTCTCACTGTGTTCAATTGGATGGTAGGTATAAAACTtctttcataatatttttatgcttctttTCCAGAGGAATACCCAACTATGACTTCAAGATTGGTAGAATCACGTTCATTAGAAACTCACGTCCACTAGTTAAGAAAGTTGAAGAGGTAAATGAAGTTGGATCCTTCCCAGTTTTGAACAGAATTAGAACATTAGAACTGCTGTCCAAGTTTGTGGTTCCTCTCTCCATACTTGATTTTTCACAGCGCACTTCTGTTAAAAAGTGGTAGTAGCTAAAAAGTGGTTTGAGTTAGGTGAAAGCAACCTCCGATGTCCTTGCTTGCTAGTGTAAAAAGGTTGGCCTGATACAAGTTCAATAAGCCAGTGCATACTTGTTTCAGTTGGCTGAAGGTCACAGAAATGCTcgtattttattttctggaagaaagtGGTTTTTATGTAGGTTAAGGATGTGAAATGTCTGCAGTCAGTTGCTGCTCTGATGGAATGTTCTTTCTAACGATGGTTCAGCTTTCATTGTGCACAAGCAGCGAGCAAAGCGGTAACAGccttttttcactctttcctttttccaggaTGAATCTGGAAGCCGGTTTATTGCCTTTTCAGGAGAAGGCCAGTCTCTGCgcaagaagggaagaaaaccctAAGTTGTGGTACCTTTAGTCAGttaggaggaaaataaaataaccattGCAGCATATTGGATCTTAGTTACTGCAGGTGAGAGGAGAGAGCGTTTTGCAACACAGGAACACTTTTACTGGTTTTGGTTTCACGTTTAAAACCGGAGCTGTCAGACTGTCTTGATTTTCAGTTGAAAATTAAGTTCTGGGAATTCTGAGAGAATTTTTCGTATGCGTTGTAGAGAGGGAAAGTGTATCTCTGATAAACCTGAGAAGGAAAAGCGACAAGGCCTACCCTGCTAAAAGGCCGGGTTCTTAGACTGCATCCGCCCCCTTGTCCCCTGAGTGACGCTGCTCTCGCGTTGCTCCGTGCTTGgtattttcctccctctctctatATTTTGCCACAATTCCGGGTAAGCTTTTTGGTGTGGCGCAAACGAAGGCTTACACTGCGGTGTTCAGGGCTTTGCGCAGGGATCTCCTCGATCTTAGCGTCGGGTGTTGGGTTGTAAATCCTCCTAAGCAACCCCCCTgtaattgcttttaatatttataattaataaCATGCCTTTTAGTAGTTCAGACCCAGTAACGTACTGTAGCAATCTAACGGCACGAGTAGGGGGAGGCGAGACCCAGCCTCTCTGCCTggggccggggagggaggaCAAAGCTCCGGCGTCCTGCGCCGGGGGTAGCGGTGTCGGTGGTAACCCGAGCGTCCTTCCCGGCGTGCGGTTACCGAGCCTTTGCGTGGGTAACCGGGTGAGCCCCCTGCGTCCCTCCCGAGAGGCCGAGTAAAGGTTcctcgcccgcccgcccgcgtCCCTGCTGTGCTCGTTGCGGAACGCGCCGCGGCCGCGGctcccgggccgggggggcggggcctctcgccgggggggcggggccgcggcggtcGCGTGCTGTGGGGAGCCCCGGCCCGCAGGCAGCCATTGGCTGGCaggcccgggggcggggcggcgagGCGGCCGGTTTGTGCCGCCCTTCCCCATTGGCCGGACCGGCGGGTCTTCCCCGCAAAGCGCGGCGGGGATTGGTGGCGGGGCGGCGGCCCTCGGGCGGGGCAGCATGGCGGGCGGCGAGGGCTGGCGGGTgagcggggcagcggggcggcggcggcggggcggcggcgcggcggagcCCGCCTGAGCCCGGCCTGTTTGtccgcccgcagcccccgcggTCGTGCGAGGACTACTGGTGGGAGTGGAAGCACTGCCGCGGGCTGCGGCACGCCTTCCACCACTACTACGCGCACGGGGAGATGCCGGCCTGCGGCCGCTGGCGGGACGACTACGAGGCCTGCCGCGCCTGGGAgagcggccgcgccgccgccgcgcaggtACCGCCCCCGCCTGCCCCTTCCCGCCTCGGGACCGAGCGGCAGCTGGTAGCGGCGGTCGCCGTCCCGCCCGGGCCCCCGCGGGCCGCCCGGAGCTCTGCGGGCCGGTGCTTGCGGGAGGGACCCGGCAGCCGCCCGGGGCGAGCGGCGtcggcgggcgggcagcgcggagGGGCTGGGCAACCGGGCGGCTGCTCGGGGCGGAGGTGGGTAAGGGGGGCCTGCCAGCCAGCGGGAGCATTTCGGCGGCGTTCTGCGGGAAACGCTCTGGATCTCAGTCGCTCCAGTACTCCCTTCCTAGGGGGAAAAGCCGCCACGTTGCAGGCAAAAAGGATTCCTGGGGCGTCCGGAAACGCTCCTGGCTCCAGCCCGGCGCACGCTGAAGGCCGAGAGCCCCGCAGCACGGCTGCAGCGTGAGGCGGCCTTCCAGCgcctgggagagctgctggcGGCGAGGGCAGCGCGCCGCGGGGCTCTCTTCCTAACGGAGGGGCCGGAGGCGAACCATAAATGCGACCTAGTTAAAAGCTCCCGCCCCGGCTTAATTACATAGCACTGGGCGGTTCTGTTTAAGCATGATAAATTTCTGTTCCTCGTTTTCTCTCGCATCGGCACAGCAGGAAATAAGCTCTGTAAGACTGGAACCTCCAACGCTATCGTGGtaatatttttccctgtgtttcagGAAGCTTTGTGCAAGAGTGAAAGAGCTCGAGttatggaaaagcagaaatatgctCCAGTGTGGACGCTCAGGAAGAGCCCGCCCCCTGACTGGTATCTTCCACTTGACCAAGACAAACCCAATTAGCAAGACTCCCTTGCTGTGTTGGGTCAGTAGTGTAATACACGATGCAGAACtatgctgtgtttttttcttccacgtCATCTTGAAATGATACAACTGTAGCTCTGCCCTGCCAATACTTTAGTACTCATGCAAAAATACCAATTATTTAAACACCCAGTATTTTTTAACGGGAGGATTGAGGTGTGTAATTTGATTCTGGTCTCTTACTCCTCTGTCTTACACTTTAGGATTTCATCTCAGCAAGCAACTCCTAAGTTAACGCGTACGTGATCTAGCTCCTCCTGCTCGACGAGGAGCTCTTCCCCTACCAGCCACTGTTGCATGCCTTTGGAACAAggtgcccccaccccaggccTGCCAGCTGGGAGAACAAAAGCAAGCTGGGACTCCTCCCTGCCCGGTCAGGACAATCGCAACCACGGGGATTGAAAAGGCATTTCCCAGATTCGCTGTTGTCGTGGGTTAAGAGCTTCTCACCTGGTGGGGGATGATACTGCAGACCCTGAAACTGCAGCCCTGCCCCTCTCTGGAACTGCTCGCGCATGGTGGTGGGTGTTGATGGCAGTATTCAAAATTACtacaaaaataaaggtttaaatgactgaagagagatctgttttgttttagacCCTTAGAACCCTTAGAAAACTTAGTTACAATGCTTACAtggcaatataaaaaaaaacaccttaattttggctttgtcactgtgttttccatctgttttcccTCTTACATGCAGAAGTACTTCAGTGAAGTCTGAAAAGAGAGGCAGTAAACAGTCAGCTGCTACCTCCCTTGCAGTGCAGACTTGGATGTGATGACTGTGACATTCTTTTCTCATAGCATAGGAATCTTCCAGCTTATGGTTtatgcagaacaaaaaaaaaaaatgctgcttggGAGCATACAGAGGGATGAGACATGAGCCCAGAAAGATAAAATACTCCGTAAAATACTACTTTGTCTTCTTCTAGCATGGCACAAGGGTAAGGCAGTGTAGTTTTGTTGGGTGTCTTACCACCTAGATAGCCATttcaaaaacccaaacaaacagataCTTCATTAATACGTTTTTTTTACAGTCACACAAGTACAGTGTTTTAACCTGCAGAAGGAACTGTTTATTCTTATTccattccttcctccttcagtCGCCTGAGTAGCTCACTCCAGATGAACAACAAACTCCTCCGTCACTGCGTATACACTTTGGTGATGTCAATGCATTTCCCTTCAGGAGGATCGTAACCGGGAAGTGGTGGGGTGTAATTAGGTCCGTCTCTCTCAAAGGGGAAGAGCCCCTCATCTCGTCTGATCGCGGCCTGATACAGCTCCTCGGATTCAAGGCGCAGTTCCTTTAGTGCCTCTTGCTGAGCTTCTACAAGGGTCtgaattgctttcttttctgccttatCTTGTTTCTGCTTAAACACACACCACTTTTTCATAAGTAAAACTCTTCTTTCAGTCTCCTCAAATGACAGAGGGGGAAGACTTCGCACCCTGATAAAGAATAAGATAAGACTGTAATAAATAGCCTGCACCCCAaagagcaaattttaaaaaaccaaaacaacaacaaaaaacccccaccaccaaccaaaaaaaccccaccaaacccagAGAATACATTTCATTCACGCAATGTCTGTGAGGTTTTTCCACGGTCATTCTAACAGAAAATTCgtgttactctttttttttttagtacttttaGCAGGAGcaaataaaatttgctttccaCATTTTTGTCCTGGTAGAAGTAGACAAGGTTTGGTACCAAGGCTGGCACCATGTTGcagttttgcagagaaagaaatgggaagcGTTTCTTCTACCATGAATGCAAGCGCATGGTGACAGACAGTCTTACTTACCTGTTGTTATCCGAGTACTTAACTGGTGGTATAAAATCCTCAATTGGAATCATTTCTGGGGCAAGTTTTTCCaactttttaatcttctttttcataCGATCCTTCTGTGCTTGCTCTCTCTTTAAatccactttcttcttcttctttggTTGTGCTCTACAAGGGAAATAATGACGTGAATGAAAGAAGATACTTTGTCACTTAATTCAACACCAGCAACCTTCACTTCCACTTTACCTTTCTAAGGACTGTTCCTTCCCATTGCTTAATTTGGTCCCTAGCAGAAGTTCCAGCCATTAGCTTTATTCAAGTAATGTAATTTCCAGGAGACAGTAATATGTCTGCAGAGAGAACTGCACCTGCCCGAGAAAAGCAACCTCCAATTTTGTGCTG
The Ciconia boyciana chromosome 15, ASM3463844v1, whole genome shotgun sequence genome window above contains:
- the UFD1 gene encoding ubiquitin recognition factor in ER-associated degradation protein 1 isoform X6; this encodes MTVIMPPSALDQLSRLNITYPMLFKLTNKNSDRMTHCGVLEFVADEGICYLPHWMMQNLLLEEGGLVQVESVNLQVATYSKFQPQSPDFLDITNPKAVLENALRNFACLTTGDVIAINYNEKIYELRVMETKPDKAVSIIECDMNVDFDAPLGYKEPERSAQHEETTDVEADHSGYVSDIGFRAFSGSGNRLDGKKKGVEPSPSPIKPGDIRRGIPNYDFKIGRITFIRNSRPLVKKVEEDESGSRFIAFSGEGQSLRKKGRKP
- the UFD1 gene encoding ubiquitin recognition factor in ER-associated degradation protein 1 isoform X1 produces the protein MFSFNMFDHPIPRVFQNRFSTQYRCFSVSMLAGPNDRSDVEKGGKIIMPPSALDQLSRLNITYPMLFKLTNKNSDRMTHCGVLEFVADEGICYLPHWMMQNLLLEEGGLVQVESVNLQVATYSKFQPQSPDFLDITNPKAVLENALRNFACLTTGDVIAINYNEKIYELRVMETKPDKAVSIIECDMNVDFDAPLGYKEPERSAQHEETTDVEADHSGYVSDIGFRAFSGSGNRLDGKKKGVEPSPSPIKPGDIRRGIPNYDFKIGRITFIRNSRPLVKKVEEDESGSRFIAFSGEGQSLRKKGRKP
- the UFD1 gene encoding ubiquitin recognition factor in ER-associated degradation protein 1 isoform X2; protein product: MFSFNMFDHPIPRVFQNRFSTQYRCFSVSMLAGPNDRSDVEKGGKSRLNITYPMLFKLTNKNSDRMTHCGVLEFVADEGICYLPHWMMQNLLLEEGGLVQVESVNLQVATYSKFQPQSPDFLDITNPKAVLENALRNFACLTTGDVIAINYNEKIYELRVMETKPDKAVSIIECDMNVDFDAPLGYKEPERSAQHEETTDVEADHSGYVSDIGFRAFSGSGNRLDGKKKGVEPSPSPIKPGDIRRGIPNYDFKIGRITFIRNSRPLVKKVEEDESGSRFIAFSGEGQSLRKKGRKP
- the UFD1 gene encoding ubiquitin recognition factor in ER-associated degradation protein 1 isoform X5, whose product is MFDHPIPRVFQNRFSTQYRCFSVSMLAGPNDRSDVEKGGKIIMPPSALDQLSRLNITYPMLFKLTNKNSDRMTHCGVLEFVADEGICYLPHWMMQNLLLEEGGLVQVESVNLQVATYSKFQPQSPDFLDITNPKAVLENALRNFACLTTGDVIAINYNEKIYELRVMETKPDKAVSIIECDMNVDFDAPLGYKEPERSAQHEETTDVEADHSGYVSDIGFRAFSGSGNRLDGKKKGVEPSPSPIKPGDIRRGIPNYDFKIGRITFIRNSRPLVKKVEEDESGSRFIAFSGEGQSLRKKGRKP
- the UFD1 gene encoding ubiquitin recognition factor in ER-associated degradation protein 1 isoform X3, which translates into the protein MAPSALTRNGRPGGGRRAARWEGEERRGRAVGWGPRRRPEPRQARERPGPARPPARAPPIPLGSSSAAAPRLSAAAMNRFSTQYRCFSVSMLAGPNDRSDVEKGGKIIMPPSALDQLSRLNITYPMLFKLTNKNSDRMTHCGVLEFVADEGICYLPHWMMQNLLLEEGGLVQVESVNLQVATYSKFQPQSPDFLDITNPKAVLENALRNFACLTTGDVIAINYNEKIYELRVMETKPDKAVSIIECDMNVDFDAPLGYKEPERSAQHEETTDVEADHSGYVSDIGFRAFSGSGNRLDGKKKGVEPSPSPIKPGDIRRGIPNYDFKIGRITFIRNSRPLVKKVEEDESGSRFIAFSGEGQSLRKKGRKP
- the UFD1 gene encoding ubiquitin recognition factor in ER-associated degradation protein 1 isoform X4; this encodes MAPSALTRNGRPGGGRRAARWEGEERRGRAVGWGPRRRPEPRQARERPGPARPPARAPPIPLGSSSAAAPRLSAAAMNRFSTQYRCFSVSMLAGPNDRSDVEKGGKSRLNITYPMLFKLTNKNSDRMTHCGVLEFVADEGICYLPHWMMQNLLLEEGGLVQVESVNLQVATYSKFQPQSPDFLDITNPKAVLENALRNFACLTTGDVIAINYNEKIYELRVMETKPDKAVSIIECDMNVDFDAPLGYKEPERSAQHEETTDVEADHSGYVSDIGFRAFSGSGNRLDGKKKGVEPSPSPIKPGDIRRGIPNYDFKIGRITFIRNSRPLVKKVEEDESGSRFIAFSGEGQSLRKKGRKP
- the C15H22orf39 gene encoding synaptic plasticity regulator PANTS isoform X1 — protein: MAGGEGWRPPRSCEDYWWEWKHCRGLRHAFHHYYAHGEMPACGRWRDDYEACRAWESGRAAAAQEALCKSERARVMEKQKYAPVWTLRKSPPPDWISSQQATPKLTRT
- the C15H22orf39 gene encoding synaptic plasticity regulator PANTS isoform X2, whose product is MAGGEGWRPPRSCEDYWWEWKHCRGLRHAFHHYYAHGEMPACGRWRDDYEACRAWESGRAAAAQEALCKSERARVMEKQKYAPVWTLRKSPPPDWYLPLDQDKPN
- the MRPL40 gene encoding large ribosomal subunit protein mL40 produces the protein MLAAAAARASRGLSSWLPQTVPLRGSHWQGSLLALRASLPTRAQPKKKKKVDLKREQAQKDRMKKKIKKLEKLAPEMIPIEDFIPPVKYSDNNRVRSLPPLSFEETERRVLLMKKWCVFKQKQDKAEKKAIQTLVEAQQEALKELRLESEELYQAAIRRDEGLFPFERDGPNYTPPLPGYDPPEGKCIDITKVYTQ